In one Saccharibacillus brassicae genomic region, the following are encoded:
- the ccpA gene encoding catabolite control protein A, whose protein sequence is MTVTIYDVAREAGVSMATVSRVVNNNPNVKPQTRKKVYEAIERLGYRPNAVARGLASKKTTTVGVVIPDISNSIFAEIARGIEDIANMYHYNIILCNADKKKDKEIRVINTLLEKQVDGLLFMGGTITEDHVQAFQTASVPIVLCATKDENGTIPAVDIDHEAAAFDAVSTLVRHGHREIAMISGTLQDPANGYSRFQGYKRALETAGIEYQEDLVRIGNYRYESGVEAMKYFLGLKRKPSAIFAATDEMAIGAIHSVQDEGYKVPDDFSIISVDNIRMASMVRPQLTTVAQPMYDIGAVAMRLLTKLMKKENVENAQVILPHETILRLSVARLND, encoded by the coding sequence GTGACGGTAACTATTTATGATGTGGCACGCGAAGCAGGCGTATCGATGGCCACCGTTTCGCGGGTCGTAAACAACAACCCGAACGTAAAGCCGCAGACCCGCAAGAAAGTCTACGAAGCGATCGAACGTTTGGGCTATCGCCCGAATGCGGTTGCACGCGGCCTTGCAAGCAAGAAGACGACGACGGTCGGGGTAGTCATTCCCGATATTTCCAATTCGATTTTCGCCGAGATCGCGCGCGGCATCGAAGATATCGCCAACATGTACCATTACAATATCATTTTGTGCAACGCCGATAAGAAAAAAGACAAAGAGATTCGCGTCATCAACACGCTGCTGGAGAAACAGGTCGACGGCCTGCTGTTCATGGGCGGAACGATTACCGAAGATCATGTCCAGGCTTTCCAGACAGCTTCGGTGCCGATCGTTCTTTGCGCAACCAAAGATGAAAACGGTACGATTCCGGCTGTCGACATCGACCACGAAGCGGCGGCTTTCGACGCGGTCAGCACCCTGGTCCGTCACGGGCACCGCGAAATCGCGATGATCAGCGGCACGCTGCAGGATCCGGCCAACGGTTACTCGCGCTTCCAGGGGTACAAACGCGCGCTGGAAACGGCGGGTATCGAGTACCAGGAAGATCTGGTCCGCATCGGCAACTACCGGTACGAATCGGGCGTGGAAGCGATGAAATATTTCCTCGGCCTCAAACGCAAACCGAGCGCAATCTTCGCCGCAACGGACGAGATGGCGATCGGCGCGATCCACAGCGTGCAGGACGAAGGCTATAAAGTGCCGGACGACTTCTCGATCATCAGCGTGGACAATATCCGCATGGCTTCGATGGTTCGCCCGCAGCTGACGACCGTCGCCCAGCCGATGTACGATATCGGCGCGGTCGCGATGCGCCTGCTGACGAAGCTGATGAAAAAAGAGAACGTCGAAAACGCGCAGGTCATTCTGCCGCACGAAACGATTCTCCGTCTGTCCGTCGCCCGCTTGAACGACTAG
- the ptsP gene encoding phosphoenolpyruvate--protein phosphotransferase — protein MITCIGAAPGVAIGRAFVLPTWEWDVPDQKMDVVDLTREFERLTEGIHTSRCEIEDMKKEVKEMVGPEESSIFDAHLAILEDPVFMSEIKGIIERQYKAAEVAVKEAIDHFVTMFDLLDDEYMKERATDIKDVGNRLLKHLLGAPEIKLPSDTQPYILVAKELSPSQLVHLNPQHVLGIVTLIGGKTSHSAIMSRAMGIPLVAGLEGKREEAFQTGELLVIDGDEGVLFIDPDEETQRVYADKQRKLQRKKEQLQLLAEVDAVTRDGEHLTLAANISSLRELETSLKHGAQGVGLFRTEFLYMDRSEFPSEDEQFDVYRRIAQRASGQPVVIRTLDIGGDKQLDYFALPEEDNPFLGYRAIRISLDRPDLFLTQLRAILRASAFGDVRVLYPMISSVDEVLQAKELLKRAMGQLGDRGEAYNADIPVGIMIEVPAAAAIADLLAEEVDFFSIGTNDLVQYVLAVDRMNEQIAHMYHPYHPAVLRMLRMTVNAARDRGIEVSVCGELAGDERAIPIWLELGVSKLSMSPQSLLRVKHRVLNTSAAEARDTGRQCFRLGRSGEIERLLSAYVTPVR, from the coding sequence ATGATTACCTGTATCGGGGCCGCGCCCGGCGTAGCGATCGGGAGAGCTTTCGTTCTGCCGACATGGGAATGGGACGTGCCGGACCAGAAAATGGACGTGGTCGATCTGACGCGCGAATTCGAACGTCTGACCGAAGGCATCCATACGTCCCGCTGCGAGATCGAAGACATGAAAAAAGAGGTCAAAGAAATGGTCGGACCGGAAGAATCGAGCATTTTCGATGCCCATCTGGCCATTCTCGAAGACCCGGTATTCATGAGCGAAATCAAAGGAATCATCGAGCGGCAGTACAAAGCGGCGGAAGTGGCGGTCAAGGAAGCGATCGACCACTTCGTCACCATGTTCGACCTGCTCGACGACGAATACATGAAAGAGCGCGCGACCGATATCAAAGACGTGGGCAACCGCCTGCTCAAGCATCTGCTCGGCGCGCCGGAGATCAAACTGCCTTCGGACACGCAGCCGTACATCCTGGTCGCCAAAGAGCTGTCCCCGTCGCAGCTCGTGCATCTCAATCCGCAGCATGTGCTCGGGATCGTGACGCTGATCGGCGGCAAAACGTCGCATTCGGCGATCATGTCGCGGGCGATGGGCATCCCGCTCGTGGCGGGCCTCGAAGGCAAGCGCGAAGAAGCGTTCCAGACGGGCGAGCTGCTCGTGATCGACGGAGACGAAGGCGTCTTGTTCATCGATCCGGACGAAGAGACGCAGCGCGTATACGCGGACAAACAGCGCAAGCTTCAGCGTAAAAAAGAGCAGCTGCAGCTGTTGGCCGAAGTCGATGCGGTAACCCGCGACGGAGAGCATCTGACGCTTGCCGCTAACATCAGCTCGCTGCGCGAACTGGAAACGTCGCTCAAGCACGGCGCCCAGGGCGTCGGGCTGTTCCGGACCGAGTTCCTCTACATGGACCGGTCGGAATTCCCGAGCGAAGACGAACAGTTCGACGTGTACCGCCGCATAGCGCAGCGGGCGTCCGGCCAGCCGGTCGTTATCCGCACGCTCGATATAGGCGGCGACAAGCAGCTCGATTATTTCGCGCTGCCGGAAGAAGACAATCCGTTTCTCGGCTACCGGGCGATCCGGATCAGCCTGGACCGGCCGGATCTGTTCCTGACGCAGCTGCGCGCGATTTTGCGCGCCAGCGCTTTCGGCGACGTGCGCGTGCTGTATCCGATGATCTCGTCGGTGGACGAAGTGCTGCAGGCCAAAGAACTGCTGAAGCGGGCGATGGGTCAGCTAGGCGACCGGGGAGAAGCGTATAACGCGGATATTCCGGTCGGGATCATGATCGAAGTGCCGGCGGCGGCCGCTATCGCGGACCTGCTGGCCGAAGAAGTCGACTTTTTCAGTATCGGCACGAACGATCTCGTGCAGTACGTGCTGGCCGTCGACCGGATGAACGAGCAGATCGCGCATATGTACCATCCGTACCATCCGGCCGTACTGCGCATGCTGCGCATGACCGTGAACGCGGCGCGCGACCGCGGCATCGAAGTGAGCGTCTGCGGCGAATTGGCCGGCGACGAGCGGGCGATCCCGATCTGGCTCGAACTCGGCGTCAGCAAGCTCAGCATGTCGCCGCAGTCGCTGCTGCGCGTGAAGCACCGCGTGCTGAACACGTCGGCCGCCGAAGCGCGCGACACGGGCCGGCAGTGTTTCCGGCTCGGCCGTTCCGGCGAGATCGAGCGCCTGCTGTCCGCGTACGTCACGCCGGTAAGGTGA
- the rpsD gene encoding 30S ribosomal protein S4, with amino-acid sequence MARYTGPKFKLSRRLGISLSGNGKDLKRNFPPGQHGANQRRKQSNYGMQLQEKQKLRHMYGLGEKQFRTLFAKAQKMQGIAGENFMFLLESRLDNLVYRLGFANSRAGARQLVAHGHVTVNGKKVDIASYAVSLGDVIGLREKSRGMASIKEAVENRSHLVAYVEYNEAAQEGKYIRLPERAELSQEIDEKQIVEFYNR; translated from the coding sequence ATGGCACGTTATACAGGCCCAAAATTCAAACTCAGCCGCCGCCTCGGTATTTCCCTGAGCGGTAACGGCAAAGATCTCAAGCGCAACTTCCCTCCGGGTCAGCACGGCGCTAACCAACGCAGAAAACAAAGCAACTACGGCATGCAGCTCCAAGAAAAGCAAAAGCTGCGCCACATGTACGGCCTGGGCGAGAAGCAGTTCCGCACGCTGTTCGCAAAAGCACAAAAAATGCAAGGCATCGCCGGCGAGAACTTCATGTTCCTGCTGGAAAGCCGTCTGGACAACCTCGTGTACCGTCTGGGCTTCGCCAACTCCCGCGCAGGCGCGCGTCAGCTGGTTGCTCACGGCCACGTAACGGTTAACGGCAAAAAAGTCGACATCGCGTCTTACGCGGTAAGCCTCGGCGACGTAATCGGTCTTCGCGAGAAAAGCCGCGGTATGGCTTCGATCAAAGAAGCTGTCGAAAACCGTTCGCACCTCGTTGCTTACGTCGAGTACAACGAAGCCGCTCAAGAAGGCAAATACATCCGTTTGCCTGAGCGTGCCGAACTGTCGCAAGAAATCGACGAGAAGCAAATCGTCGAATTCTACAACCGTTAA
- the ytxJ gene encoding bacillithiol system redox-active protein YtxJ — translation MPTFNQITTSEQLEAVIRESQEKPVLLFKHSTRCPISAGAYAQAQSYLKGSPNPDAAYALIHVVEDRPVSLEAADRLGVEHASPQAILLKEGRAVWNVSHSRITSSALQEALS, via the coding sequence ATGCCTACTTTTAACCAGATCACGACCAGCGAGCAGCTGGAAGCCGTTATTCGCGAGTCGCAGGAGAAGCCGGTGCTGCTGTTCAAGCACAGCACGCGCTGCCCGATCAGTGCCGGAGCCTATGCGCAAGCGCAGAGCTATTTGAAAGGTTCGCCGAATCCGGACGCTGCCTACGCGCTGATCCATGTCGTGGAAGACCGTCCGGTATCGCTTGAAGCCGCGGACCGCCTCGGGGTGGAGCATGCGTCGCCGCAGGCGATTTTGCTCAAGGAAGGCCGGGCGGTTTGGAACGTTTCGCATTCCCGCATCACTTCTTCCGCTTTGCAGGAGGCGCTGTCCTAG
- a CDS encoding transglycosylase domain-containing protein → MADENKTPENKPSVKKRSFFRKTLTFFKWVVILGFAILLFGGGAAAGYVTSILKDEPVRSRASIEQAIDENAITGFAYFRDSAPIGQLRTDEDRRPVVYEQIPQSAIDALVSIEDKSFYEHPGIDTKSTLRAVKQKLLNESVQTGGSTLTQQLARRVFLSLDKTNDRKIKEILLSLRMERFLSKEEIMTAYLNKMPFGKGSAGYNLFGIKAAAKGIFGLSDPSQLNLAQAAYLSGLPQLPTTYSAFDSRGGFNEKGFNNAVSRQHRVLANMLEDGKITQGEYDEALAFDLQGSLSGKMPKAYATYPYLMAEVEREATKIIMTLQNPGGDASSGESSSSYETANQLLLTGGYRVYTTIDKDIYKTMRGVAENPANFGAADPGGLPQQLAASLVDQKTGAVLGMIEGRSFDTLEMNLSTQMKRQPGSAMKPIAAYLPALDNGTIQPASVVDDAPIILATGSTFHIPKNANGRYQGLVTARYALNQSLNTIALKLFNEKVGIKEAWAFAKKLGITTIADSDYKAQTGVLGGMSQGVTVKEMTGAYAAIGNGGEFNPTYMIEKIVDSKGNIVYKHQVSPDRVFSKQTAYLMTDMLESVVSDGTGDASNGSIPELFNSYGEIAVAGKTGSTQDYGDVWFMGYTPDLTLGVWAGYNQPVNTMNDDKGRARILWATIMNEVNARKPELFPTKAFAEPEGIVTQTVSGFSGKLPTELTVQSGKLVTDIFNEKFVPTDYDDGLVQAQYIVYNGVNYVPHAETPDDMVLDKVTVNREKPINELILELQNALSKMSNGQSLDYYIPADAGVDMPKEVDPRTDDGYAPSAPVNVWMDNSGTEIAFTANPENDVVGYRLYSSWDGGSSFQRAGSVRTGEFLQFRISPSSATHYVAAVDVSGNESSPSRIVGAAVQAPPPVNDTPEPAPSVPEEGAAVEGIVVPNDVIEEPAAETPEEPIEEEQPIGELGDGTAEPEVPAEAPAEAETPPAEAEQPEVPAAVTPPVEPRQLQGNGSAGGARLGWQKSEGATSYTVYYSTSAGGPYNVIGTTASASFSYTLEAPYAAWFKVSASNEAGESAQSAAVSVASP, encoded by the coding sequence ATGGCAGACGAAAACAAAACGCCCGAAAATAAACCTTCCGTCAAGAAAAGATCGTTTTTCCGCAAAACGCTGACCTTTTTCAAGTGGGTCGTCATTCTCGGATTTGCGATCCTTTTGTTTGGCGGAGGCGCGGCAGCGGGGTATGTGACCTCCATTCTCAAAGATGAGCCTGTTCGCTCCCGAGCTTCGATCGAACAAGCGATCGACGAGAACGCCATCACGGGCTTCGCTTATTTCCGGGACAGCGCGCCGATCGGCCAGCTGCGTACCGACGAAGACCGCAGGCCGGTCGTGTACGAACAGATTCCGCAGAGCGCGATCGACGCGCTGGTCTCGATCGAAGACAAAAGTTTCTATGAACATCCCGGTATCGATACCAAAAGCACGCTGCGCGCAGTCAAGCAAAAATTGCTGAACGAGTCGGTCCAAACCGGCGGCAGTACGCTGACGCAGCAGCTCGCGCGGCGCGTGTTTTTGAGTCTCGACAAAACGAACGACCGCAAGATCAAGGAAATTCTGCTCTCCCTGCGGATGGAACGTTTCCTGTCCAAAGAAGAGATCATGACGGCTTACCTGAACAAGATGCCGTTCGGCAAAGGGTCCGCCGGCTACAATCTGTTCGGCATCAAGGCGGCGGCCAAAGGCATCTTCGGCCTCAGCGATCCGTCGCAGCTGAATCTGGCCCAGGCCGCTTACCTGTCGGGGCTGCCGCAGCTGCCGACGACGTATTCCGCTTTTGACAGCCGGGGCGGATTCAACGAAAAAGGGTTCAATAACGCCGTCAGCCGCCAGCATCGGGTACTGGCGAACATGCTCGAAGACGGCAAGATCACGCAGGGCGAATACGACGAAGCGCTCGCTTTCGATCTGCAGGGCTCGCTGTCGGGCAAAATGCCGAAAGCGTACGCGACGTATCCGTACCTGATGGCCGAAGTCGAACGCGAAGCGACGAAGATCATCATGACGCTGCAAAATCCGGGCGGGGACGCTTCGTCGGGCGAGAGCAGTTCTTCCTACGAGACGGCGAACCAACTGCTGCTGACCGGAGGCTACCGCGTCTACACGACGATCGACAAAGACATCTACAAAACGATGCGCGGCGTGGCGGAGAATCCGGCCAACTTCGGCGCCGCCGATCCGGGCGGGCTGCCGCAGCAGCTCGCGGCCAGCCTCGTCGACCAGAAGACCGGCGCGGTGCTCGGCATGATCGAAGGCCGCAGCTTCGACACGCTGGAGATGAACCTCTCCACGCAGATGAAGCGGCAGCCGGGTTCGGCCATGAAGCCGATCGCGGCTTATCTGCCGGCGCTCGACAACGGCACGATCCAGCCAGCGAGCGTCGTCGACGACGCGCCGATCATTTTGGCGACCGGCTCGACGTTCCATATTCCGAAAAACGCCAACGGGCGGTATCAGGGACTGGTTACGGCGCGTTATGCGCTGAACCAATCGCTGAACACGATCGCGCTCAAGCTGTTCAACGAAAAGGTCGGGATCAAAGAAGCCTGGGCTTTCGCCAAGAAGCTGGGCATCACCACGATCGCCGACAGTGATTACAAAGCGCAGACCGGCGTGCTCGGCGGGATGAGCCAGGGCGTCACGGTCAAGGAAATGACCGGCGCCTACGCCGCGATCGGCAACGGCGGCGAATTCAATCCGACGTACATGATCGAGAAGATTGTCGACTCCAAAGGCAATATCGTCTACAAGCATCAGGTCAGTCCGGATCGGGTCTTCTCCAAGCAGACGGCTTATCTGATGACCGACATGCTGGAGAGCGTCGTCAGCGACGGCACGGGCGACGCTTCGAACGGAAGCATTCCCGAGCTGTTCAACTCGTACGGAGAGATCGCCGTAGCCGGCAAAACGGGTTCGACCCAGGATTACGGCGACGTCTGGTTCATGGGCTATACGCCCGACCTGACGCTCGGCGTCTGGGCCGGCTACAACCAGCCGGTTAATACGATGAACGACGACAAAGGCCGTGCCCGGATTCTATGGGCGACGATCATGAACGAAGTCAACGCGCGCAAGCCGGAGCTGTTCCCGACGAAGGCGTTCGCGGAACCCGAAGGGATCGTCACCCAGACCGTATCCGGCTTCAGCGGCAAGCTTCCGACCGAATTGACGGTGCAGTCGGGCAAACTGGTCACGGACATTTTCAACGAAAAATTCGTGCCGACCGATTACGACGACGGTCTCGTCCAGGCGCAATATATCGTCTATAACGGCGTCAACTACGTGCCGCACGCGGAAACGCCGGACGATATGGTGCTGGACAAAGTGACCGTAAACCGCGAGAAGCCGATCAACGAGCTGATTCTGGAGCTGCAGAACGCGCTCTCCAAGATGAGCAACGGCCAATCGCTCGATTATTATATTCCCGCCGATGCCGGCGTCGACATGCCCAAAGAAGTCGACCCGCGAACGGACGACGGCTATGCCCCTTCCGCTCCGGTCAACGTCTGGATGGATAACTCCGGCACGGAGATCGCGTTCACCGCGAATCCGGAAAACGACGTTGTCGGCTACCGGCTGTACAGCTCCTGGGACGGCGGCAGTTCGTTCCAGCGCGCGGGCAGCGTGCGCACGGGCGAATTCCTGCAGTTCCGTATCTCGCCAAGTTCCGCTACGCATTACGTGGCGGCAGTCGACGTCTCGGGCAACGAATCGTCGCCGAGCCGGATCGTCGGAGCAGCCGTCCAGGCGCCTCCGCCGGTGAACGATACGCCGGAACCGGCACCGAGCGTGCCGGAAGAAGGCGCAGCGGTCGAAGGCATCGTCGTGCCGAACGACGTGATCGAAGAACCGGCGGCCGAGACGCCGGAAGAGCCGATCGAAGAAGAACAGCCGATCGGCGAACTCGGAGACGGCACGGCCGAACCGGAAGTGCCGGCGGAAGCGCCGGCCGAAGCCGAGACGCCGCCTGCGGAAGCCGAGCAGCCGGAAGTGCCGGCCGCTGTTACGCCTCCGGTAGAACCGCGCCAGCTTCAAGGCAACGGTTCGGCCGGCGGAGCACGGCTCGGTTGGCAGAAGTCGGAAGGCGCGACTTCCTACACCGTGTATTACAGCACGTCGGCCGGCGGCCCGTACAACGTAATCGGAACGACGGCTTCGGCTTCGTTCTCCTACACGCTGGAGGCGCCGTACGCGGCGTGGTTCAAAGTGTCGGCTTCCAACGAAGCCGGCGAGTCGGCCCAGTCCGCGGCCGTGAGCGTGGCCAGTCCGTAA
- a CDS encoding sensor domain-containing diguanylate cyclase, with product MSEHAGKNPVEEIRRDEVGEALFPVVSRGDQSFWIQSVDIGTADFPYIEPLLKESFAEWQAQSAGSAPGAEWFLFSHEGEAAAGSPELILRLKEQSEHAGWMSLARREPVQVSGDRHQGAYMREQACFAVPVFTRSGGEVFAVLGCAVPQNEAAGMLRVVEMAAAHFRTCFYQRLEYSFIYDTLYTRQAGASELGGDSALFRMVRRLYDKFNVDGVLEELLRIVLVLHPAARCKLLMTQDYQSSNPQLQAFLLNQHDSDICTKAFMKGSVEVARIPAPNYSERIEAALPLAGHQGIYGVFHFTLDFPPDRLDTRLLGMIADTAGKAFENAKLYEQSNLLIRELLLINELTKRLNQNLQLSDVFSFAIQELVGIFRAEYCCIIKDNPAEQRFDVVACSLPELEGASFSRDYGFGGTVLRTQEPLIISDYLESDMPSRFMELVEARSMIAAPLISNGKAMGAVLLAQREHHYFSYENFKLLQMLSTHIGLAVSNATLHAELQRMANRDALTGLHVRRHLDERIHAHQLEGSKGSLLVIDIDRFKQVNDTYGHQIGDSILQQVSGIVVHSIRETDVSARWGGEELAVYFPETALEEALIVAERIRCTVEEETRPGVTVSCGVAEWAREDATISVESLFYRADMALYQAKNSGRNRIRTAVAE from the coding sequence ATGTCCGAGCACGCAGGGAAGAACCCGGTGGAAGAAATTCGGCGCGACGAGGTCGGAGAAGCGCTGTTTCCCGTCGTATCCCGCGGCGACCAGTCGTTCTGGATTCAGTCCGTGGATATAGGCACGGCCGATTTCCCTTATATAGAACCTTTGCTCAAAGAAAGTTTTGCCGAATGGCAGGCCCAGAGCGCCGGATCGGCGCCGGGAGCGGAATGGTTTTTGTTCAGTCACGAAGGCGAAGCGGCCGCGGGCAGTCCCGAGCTGATTCTCCGTCTCAAGGAACAATCGGAGCATGCCGGCTGGATGTCGCTTGCGCGCCGGGAACCGGTGCAGGTGTCCGGCGATCGCCATCAAGGCGCCTATATGCGGGAACAAGCCTGTTTTGCCGTTCCGGTGTTTACGCGCAGCGGCGGCGAAGTGTTCGCCGTGCTCGGCTGCGCGGTACCGCAAAACGAAGCCGCCGGCATGCTGCGGGTCGTCGAAATGGCGGCCGCCCATTTTCGGACATGCTTTTACCAGCGGCTGGAGTATTCGTTCATCTACGACACGCTGTACACGCGGCAGGCCGGAGCGTCGGAGCTTGGCGGGGATTCGGCACTGTTTCGCATGGTTCGCAGGCTGTACGACAAATTTAACGTCGACGGCGTGCTGGAGGAACTGCTGCGCATCGTGCTCGTTCTGCATCCCGCCGCCCGCTGCAAGCTGCTCATGACCCAGGATTACCAGAGTTCGAATCCGCAGCTGCAGGCGTTTTTGCTCAATCAGCACGACTCGGACATTTGCACCAAAGCGTTCATGAAAGGCAGCGTGGAAGTGGCCCGTATTCCCGCGCCGAACTATTCGGAGCGGATCGAAGCGGCGCTCCCGCTTGCCGGGCATCAGGGCATTTACGGCGTGTTTCATTTTACGCTCGATTTCCCGCCCGACCGGCTCGATACGCGCCTGCTCGGCATGATCGCGGATACCGCGGGCAAAGCGTTCGAGAACGCCAAGCTGTACGAACAGTCGAATCTGCTCATCCGGGAACTGCTGCTGATCAACGAATTGACCAAGCGGCTTAACCAGAATCTCCAGCTCAGCGACGTGTTTTCTTTTGCGATTCAGGAATTGGTCGGCATCTTCCGCGCGGAGTACTGCTGCATCATCAAGGACAATCCGGCGGAGCAGCGCTTCGACGTCGTGGCCTGCAGCCTGCCCGAGCTTGAAGGCGCCTCGTTCAGCCGGGATTACGGCTTCGGGGGCACGGTGCTTCGCACCCAGGAACCGCTGATTATCTCGGACTACCTGGAATCGGATATGCCGTCGCGCTTCATGGAGCTGGTCGAAGCGCGTTCGATGATCGCCGCTCCGCTGATCTCCAACGGCAAGGCAATGGGCGCGGTGCTGCTGGCCCAGCGGGAACACCATTATTTTTCGTACGAAAATTTCAAGCTGCTGCAAATGCTGTCGACGCATATCGGCCTCGCCGTCAGCAACGCGACGCTGCATGCCGAGCTTCAGCGCATGGCCAACCGCGACGCGCTGACCGGCCTGCACGTGCGGCGGCATCTGGACGAGCGCATTCATGCGCATCAGCTCGAAGGGTCCAAAGGTTCGCTGCTCGTAATCGATATCGACCGCTTCAAGCAGGTGAACGATACGTACGGCCACCAGATCGGCGATTCCATTCTCCAACAGGTGAGCGGCATCGTCGTGCATTCGATCCGCGAGACCGACGTTTCGGCGCGCTGGGGAGGCGAGGAACTCGCCGTGTACTTCCCCGAGACGGCGCTTGAAGAAGCGCTGATCGTGGCCGAGCGGATTCGCTGTACGGTGGAAGAAGAGACCCGGCCGGGCGTGACCGTATCTTGCGGCGTCGCCGAATGGGCGCGCGAAGATGCGACGATCAGCGTCGAGTCGCTGTTCTACCGGGCGGACATGGCGTTGTATCAAGCCAAGAACAGCGGCCGCAACCGGATTCGCACCGCCGTGGCCGAATAA
- a CDS encoding 5'-methylthioadenosine/adenosylhomocysteine nucleosidase, which translates to MDNTIRPIALMGAMDEEIRLLLDEMQHARSRKAAGIMYTEGMFRGRHVVVCRSGVGKVNAAAAAQILISEFRVQALIFTGVAGALHPELRIGDIVVSADSRQHDMDVSPLGYAPGEIPFHAESIFPADRRLIELAERSCRAEGASFRVGRVLSGDRFIADRDDVRRLRDDFGGLCTEMEGAAVGQVCRMNDLPHVILRSMSDRGNGEAPASFAEFTRTASARSFAIAAGILERWEEA; encoded by the coding sequence ATGGACAACACGATCCGTCCGATCGCCCTGATGGGCGCGATGGACGAAGAAATCAGGCTTCTGCTTGACGAAATGCAGCATGCCCGCAGCCGGAAGGCGGCGGGCATTATGTATACGGAAGGCATGTTCCGCGGCCGGCACGTCGTCGTCTGCCGCAGCGGAGTCGGCAAAGTCAACGCCGCGGCCGCCGCGCAGATCCTGATCAGCGAGTTTCGCGTGCAGGCGCTGATCTTTACCGGCGTGGCGGGAGCGCTGCATCCGGAACTCCGGATCGGCGACATCGTCGTGTCTGCCGACAGCCGGCAGCACGATATGGATGTGTCGCCGCTTGGCTATGCGCCGGGCGAGATTCCGTTTCACGCCGAATCGATCTTTCCGGCCGACCGCCGGTTGATCGAGCTGGCCGAACGATCGTGCCGGGCGGAAGGCGCTTCTTTCCGGGTAGGGCGGGTGCTCTCGGGCGACCGCTTTATCGCGGATCGCGACGACGTCCGGCGTCTGCGCGACGACTTCGGCGGACTCTGCACCGAAATGGAAGGGGCGGCGGTCGGCCAGGTCTGCCGTATGAACGACCTGCCGCACGTCATTCTGCGTTCGATGTCCGATCGGGGCAACGGCGAAGCGCCCGCAAGCTTCGCCGAGTTCACCCGGACCGCTTCGGCCCGTTCGTTCGCGATCGCGGCCGGCATCCTCGAACGTTGGGAAGAGGCTTGA
- a CDS encoding type 1 glutamine amidotransferase domain-containing protein: protein MRLDGKKVIALVDEEFEDLELWVPVYRVREEGAEVHLAGAEKGKTYIGKYGVPAEAEYGFDELDSADYDGILVPGGWAPDKLRRYPKVLQLVREMHEAKKPIGQICHAGWVLISAKILDGVTVTSTPGIRDDMENAGAIWQDEPVVVDGHIISARRPPDLPPYGRAFCDALANSAAGK, encoded by the coding sequence ATGCGTCTTGACGGAAAAAAAGTGATCGCTCTGGTCGACGAAGAATTCGAGGATCTGGAATTGTGGGTGCCCGTTTACCGGGTACGCGAAGAAGGAGCCGAAGTTCATCTGGCCGGCGCGGAAAAAGGCAAAACGTATATCGGCAAATACGGCGTTCCCGCCGAAGCGGAATACGGCTTCGACGAGTTGGACAGCGCCGATTACGACGGCATTCTCGTGCCGGGCGGTTGGGCGCCGGACAAGCTGCGCCGCTACCCGAAAGTGCTCCAGCTCGTTCGGGAGATGCACGAAGCCAAAAAACCGATCGGGCAAATCTGTCACGCCGGTTGGGTGCTGATCTCGGCCAAAATTCTGGACGGCGTGACGGTCACGTCGACGCCGGGCATTCGCGACGATATGGAAAATGCCGGCGCGATCTGGCAAGACGAGCCGGTCGTCGTCGACGGCCATATTATCTCGGCCCGCAGACCGCCGGATCTGCCGCCTTACGGACGCGCGTTCTGCGACGCGCTGGCGAATTCGGCAGCCGGGAAATGA